A genomic region of Prevotella scopos JCM 17725 contains the following coding sequences:
- a CDS encoding SLC13 family permease translates to MAEEKSNALSSHIEMKKVWELLAIFVVTTIVWNLPTSAFGIDGLTVVQQRIIAIFVFATLAWLTECIPAWATSLSIMAIMCVTVSKNAFGVFKSDGIGDLLDSKEIMASFADPIIMLFLAGFILAIAASKSGLDTLLARNLIKPFGNKSENVLLGFLLITGLFSMFISNTATAALMLTFLTPVFAALPANGKGRIALTMSIPVAANLGGMGTPIGTPPNLIALKYLNDPTGLNMNIDFMHWMAFMTPLVIILLLLSWRIILYFFPFTQKTIHLNIDGEVHRGWRMWVVIITFIVTILLWVIPKDVTGIDTNTVSMIPMAVFAITGVITAKDMQEINWSVIWMVAGGFAIGLGMNGSGLADAAIESIPFGEWSPIIILAISGLICYFLSNFISNTATAALLVPILAVVCRGMGDKLDGIGGTSTVLIGIAIAASTAMCLPISTPPNAIAYSTGLIKQNDMLKVGLTSGIVSLILGYLLLYVIGQVNFLG, encoded by the coding sequence ATGGCAGAAGAAAAATCTAATGCACTCAGTAGCCATATTGAGATGAAAAAAGTTTGGGAGCTTTTAGCCATCTTCGTGGTTACAACCATTGTTTGGAACCTTCCCACCAGTGCTTTTGGCATTGATGGGTTGACCGTAGTACAGCAACGCATCATTGCAATCTTTGTTTTTGCAACACTGGCGTGGCTAACAGAATGTATCCCAGCATGGGCAACCTCGCTGAGTATCATGGCCATCATGTGTGTCACTGTGTCCAAAAATGCTTTTGGGGTCTTTAAAAGTGACGGAATCGGTGATTTACTTGACTCTAAGGAAATCATGGCATCTTTTGCAGATCCAATTATTATGCTCTTCCTCGCGGGCTTTATCTTAGCGATTGCAGCATCGAAGTCGGGTCTTGACACGCTCTTAGCACGTAACCTTATCAAGCCTTTCGGAAACAAAAGTGAGAATGTGCTTTTAGGTTTCTTGCTCATTACAGGTCTCTTCTCCATGTTCATTTCAAATACTGCTACAGCAGCATTGATGCTTACTTTCCTTACTCCTGTCTTTGCAGCTCTGCCTGCGAATGGTAAAGGACGTATAGCTTTGACAATGTCAATCCCAGTAGCAGCCAACCTTGGCGGTATGGGAACACCTATCGGAACGCCTCCAAACCTTATCGCTCTAAAATATCTTAATGATCCAACAGGCTTGAATATGAATATCGATTTCATGCACTGGATGGCATTCATGACACCACTTGTAATCATCTTATTGTTGTTGTCTTGGAGAATTATCCTTTACTTCTTCCCATTCACACAGAAGACTATTCATCTGAATATTGATGGTGAGGTACATCGTGGCTGGCGTATGTGGGTCGTAATTATTACCTTTATTGTCACCATTCTCTTGTGGGTAATACCTAAGGATGTTACGGGTATTGATACCAATACGGTTTCTATGATACCAATGGCAGTCTTTGCTATCACGGGTGTTATCACGGCAAAAGATATGCAGGAGATTAACTGGAGTGTCATCTGGATGGTAGCAGGAGGTTTTGCTATCGGTCTAGGTATGAATGGTTCTGGATTGGCAGATGCTGCCATCGAGAGTATCCCATTCGGCGAATGGAGTCCTATTATTATCCTTGCTATCTCTGGATTGATTTGCTACTTCCTCTCCAACTTTATTTCAAACACAGCTACAGCAGCTTTGTTGGTACCTATCCTTGCGGTAGTATGTCGCGGTATGGGTGACAAGCTTGATGGCATTGGTGGTACAAGCACGGTGCTTATCGGTATTGCTATTGCTGCTTCTACAGCAATGTGTCTTCCTATTTCTACACCACCGAATGCGATTGCTTATTCAACAGGTCTTATTAAGCAAAATGACATGCTAAAGGTGGGTCTGACTAGCGGTATTGTTTCCCTCATATTGGGTTACCTCCTGCTTTATGTCATTGGACAGGTAAATTTCC
- a CDS encoding ABC transporter substrate-binding protein — MRHLLVFTFSLLLFLSCGNPTRKVAADDNKVTKSELQYAQNITIEHTKQYVVVRLLNPWKEGKVLHTYYLVEHNSNVKVPDDGTKVVVPLHKSVIFTTAHANLTEMLHAQKAIAGVADLKYMIIPDIQKRARLKGGIVDCGDGMKPDIERIIDLDADAIFLSPFENSGGYGRLEQIGIPIIECADYMERSALGRAEWMKFYGLLFGKEKVADSLFAVVEKNYKTLSAQAKKSKITRSILPDRMVGSVWYLPGGESSVGLLYKDAHGSYAYASDKHSGSLSMPFETILDKFGQSDFWVLSYNGKFNRRLLLAEYKGYAKLKPYQTKEIYGCQVDRKPYFEEVSWRPDWLLSDLIQLFHPDLHIAPLRYYQKLAD; from the coding sequence ATGCGACATTTATTGGTCTTTACATTTTCCCTTTTATTGTTTTTATCTTGTGGTAACCCTACTCGAAAGGTTGCTGCTGATGACAATAAAGTAACAAAATCAGAACTGCAGTATGCCCAAAACATTACGATAGAACACACAAAGCAATACGTAGTGGTACGCCTCTTAAACCCATGGAAAGAGGGTAAAGTTCTGCACACTTACTATCTGGTTGAACATAACTCAAACGTAAAAGTTCCTGATGATGGTACAAAGGTTGTTGTCCCTCTTCACAAGAGTGTGATCTTCACGACTGCACATGCTAACCTCACAGAGATGCTTCACGCACAGAAAGCCATTGCTGGGGTTGCGGACTTGAAGTACATGATTATACCAGATATTCAGAAGCGTGCACGGTTGAAAGGTGGAATTGTTGATTGCGGAGACGGAATGAAACCCGATATTGAACGTATCATTGACTTGGATGCTGATGCTATCTTCCTATCACCTTTTGAGAATAGTGGTGGCTACGGACGTTTGGAGCAGATTGGCATACCGATAATTGAGTGTGCGGATTATATGGAACGTTCAGCTTTAGGACGAGCTGAATGGATGAAGTTCTATGGTTTACTCTTTGGGAAGGAGAAGGTAGCCGACTCTCTGTTTGCTGTTGTTGAAAAGAATTATAAGACTTTAAGTGCGCAGGCAAAAAAGAGTAAGATAACACGTAGCATCCTACCAGACAGGATGGTAGGGTCTGTTTGGTATTTGCCAGGTGGCGAAAGCAGTGTGGGATTGCTATATAAGGATGCTCACGGAAGTTATGCTTATGCAAGTGATAAACATAGTGGTAGCTTATCAATGCCATTTGAAACGATATTGGATAAGTTTGGACAGAGTGATTTCTGGGTTTTGAGTTACAATGGTAAGTTTAATCGCAGACTCCTGTTAGCCGAATATAAAGGCTATGCAAAGTTAAAACCTTATCAAACAAAGGAGATTTATGGCTGTCAGGTAGATAGAAAACCTTACTTTGAGGAGGTGAGCTGGCGTCCAGACTGGTTGCTCTCTGACTTGATACAACTCTTCCACCCCGACTTACATATAGCGCCATTACGTTACTATCAGAAGTTGGCAGATTGA
- a CDS encoding iron ABC transporter permease, giving the protein MKRNILLFTCLAVSILLLFGLNLITGSVQIPFADVLDILFGRFIGKESWQYIILENRFPQALTALLCGASLSVCGLMLQTAFRNPLAGPDVFGISSGAGLGVALVMLLLGGTVSTTMFTVSGFLAILTAAFLGAIAVTALILFLSTLVRNSILLLIVGIMVGYVSSSAVSLLNFFASDEGVKSYMIWGMGNFGGVSINHIPFFAILCLMGIMASFLLVKPLNILLLGPQYAESLGISTRKLRNILLVIVGLLTAITTAFCGPISFIGLAIPHIARLLFRTENHQTLLPGTVLCGAAIALLCNFICFLPGETGIIPLNAVTPLIGAPVIIYVVLQRR; this is encoded by the coding sequence ATGAAACGGAATATTCTTCTTTTTACGTGTTTAGCAGTAAGTATCTTACTTCTCTTTGGATTGAATCTTATCACAGGTTCGGTCCAGATTCCTTTTGCTGATGTATTAGATATTCTGTTTGGTCGGTTTATAGGTAAAGAGAGTTGGCAATATATTATTTTAGAAAATCGATTTCCTCAAGCACTCACAGCCTTACTTTGTGGAGCATCGTTATCCGTTTGTGGTCTGATGCTTCAGACGGCTTTTCGTAATCCTTTGGCAGGTCCAGATGTGTTTGGTATCAGTTCAGGTGCAGGCCTTGGTGTAGCTTTGGTGATGTTATTATTAGGTGGGACTGTATCTACAACAATGTTCACTGTATCTGGTTTTCTTGCCATTCTCACAGCTGCTTTCCTTGGTGCAATCGCAGTGACAGCACTGATTTTGTTCCTTTCAACCTTAGTACGCAACAGCATTTTATTGTTAATCGTTGGTATCATGGTGGGGTATGTATCCTCTTCTGCGGTCTCACTTCTTAATTTCTTTGCATCTGACGAAGGAGTAAAAAGTTATATGATATGGGGAATGGGAAACTTCGGAGGTGTATCGATAAACCATATTCCCTTCTTTGCAATCCTCTGTTTGATGGGAATTATGGCATCTTTCCTATTGGTGAAACCTTTGAATATCCTACTTCTAGGACCGCAGTATGCAGAAAGTTTAGGCATTAGTACACGTAAACTTCGTAACATATTGTTAGTTATTGTTGGACTCTTGACAGCAATCACAACCGCTTTCTGTGGTCCCATCTCGTTTATTGGCTTGGCTATTCCACACATCGCTCGTCTCTTATTCCGTACAGAGAATCATCAAACTCTACTTCCAGGAACAGTATTGTGCGGTGCTGCCATTGCTCTGCTTTGTAATTTTATTTGTTTTCTTCCAGGCGAAACAGGTATTATTCCGCTTAATGCTGTCACACCACTCATTGGCGCGCCTGTCATCATCTACGTTGTTCTTCAGCGTCGCTAA
- a CDS encoding TolC family protein: protein MMMKNKVGYIFTILVTLLSIVACKTPQATIPKDTLKVSLPALSKDSSVTISPAWRDFFQDPILQTLIDTALQNNQNLKITVQELAIARSAMTAKQGALLPSVTANIGAGVSKVGRYTAEGAGNVDTEITPGHKVPTVIPDLAPTLQFDWTIDLWNKLNSSKKAAVERYLASEAGQRAVKSQLVADVAENYYILLALDYKLSVMQEYISLQKNAVKIARIQKEADAGTQLAVEQFDAELAKAQADEYLLRQSIIETENNLNLLLGRFPQTIQRTKVDFLQLPMPTTSHSLSTQLLLQRPDVVQAEHELAAAKWDVETARKEFLPTFNLSAAIGLNAFNPKYLFKLPQSLVFNALGGLTAPLINKKAIQANFAQADAMQVEALYNYDKTLLTAFIETSTLQSKIANIKLLQQYKEKQNEALKRAFSAAQQLYLNNRATYLDVIDSERGQLDCKMELIDTKSQQLSTLIEIYRAFF from the coding sequence ATGATGATGAAGAATAAGGTAGGTTATATATTCACAATCTTAGTAACACTCTTATCCATCGTAGCCTGCAAGACACCGCAGGCTACGATACCAAAGGACACGCTTAAAGTTTCATTACCAGCGCTGTCTAAGGACAGTAGTGTTACGATATCTCCTGCATGGCGAGATTTCTTTCAGGACCCAATACTCCAAACGCTGATTGACACAGCCCTGCAGAATAATCAGAATCTCAAGATAACAGTGCAGGAACTGGCTATAGCAAGGAGTGCAATGACGGCTAAACAGGGTGCACTTCTTCCTTCTGTAACGGCAAATATCGGTGCGGGAGTCTCTAAGGTGGGGCGTTACACAGCTGAAGGTGCAGGTAATGTAGATACGGAGATAACTCCAGGACATAAAGTTCCAACAGTCATTCCAGACTTAGCGCCCACGCTACAATTTGACTGGACGATTGACTTATGGAATAAGCTCAATAGCAGCAAGAAAGCTGCTGTTGAGCGTTATCTAGCGTCAGAAGCCGGACAACGTGCCGTTAAGAGTCAGTTAGTGGCAGATGTTGCCGAGAACTATTATATTCTGTTGGCACTTGATTACAAGTTGTCAGTTATGCAAGAATATATCTCACTGCAGAAGAATGCCGTAAAGATTGCACGCATACAGAAAGAGGCTGATGCAGGTACGCAGTTGGCTGTTGAGCAGTTTGATGCCGAATTGGCAAAGGCACAGGCAGATGAGTATTTGCTGCGTCAATCTATTATCGAAACGGAAAATAATCTAAACCTGCTGTTAGGTAGATTTCCGCAAACCATACAACGCACGAAGGTTGACTTCTTGCAACTACCAATGCCTACAACCTCGCATTCCTTATCTACGCAACTTCTGTTGCAGCGTCCTGATGTTGTGCAAGCAGAACATGAACTTGCAGCAGCCAAATGGGATGTGGAGACAGCTCGTAAGGAGTTCTTACCTACGTTTAACCTCTCTGCTGCAATTGGCTTAAATGCCTTCAATCCTAAGTACTTGTTTAAGTTGCCACAGTCATTGGTGTTTAATGCTTTAGGTGGACTTACTGCTCCTCTAATCAACAAGAAAGCGATACAAGCTAACTTCGCACAGGCTGATGCCATGCAGGTAGAAGCTCTTTATAATTACGATAAGACATTGCTCACTGCTTTTATAGAAACGAGTACGTTGCAATCTAAAATTGCCAACATCAAATTACTGCAACAATATAAAGAGAAACAAAATGAGGCTTTGAAGAGAGCCTTCTCTGCTGCTCAACAACTATACCTTAATAATAGGGCAACTTATTTAGATGTTATTGATAGTGAGCGCGGACAGCTTGATTGCAAGATGGAACTCATTGATACGAAATCACAACAGCTTTCAACACTGATTGAAATCTATCGTGCATTCTTTTAA
- a CDS encoding efflux RND transporter permease subunit — protein MFKIFIRRPVLSIVVSLVIAFIGILSLSNLPITQFPSISPPKVNVIANYPGANNELLVKSVIIPLEQALNGIPGMKYIESDAGNDGEAELNVVFKLGTDPNVDAVNVQNRVSSATNKLPPEVIREGVKISREEPNILMYINLYSDDPEVDQSFLYNYFDINISPELLRVDGVGDLDILGTRNYAMRVWLHPDKMVAYGLSTDDVSDALEDQNIEVSPGKLGESGGIRPQVKEYVLKYPGRYTSEEEYKNIIVKSDNNGNIVRLKDIADVHLGSEVYDIYSTFNGRPSAAVTLKQAYGSNARNVISKVKDAMSHLQKDMPKGMHYEISYDVSRFLDASIEKVIHTLFEAFILVAIVVFIFLGDWRASIIPIMAVPISLLGSFIAMMLFNITLNMISLFALVMAIGIVVDDAIVVIEAVNVEISRNNLTPIEATEKAMKEISGAIIAISLVMASVFIPVAFMGGPEGMFYRQFSITMASSILFSGFVALTLTPALCALILTKEQENNVKLGIVGRVLKRFNAKFDTGRSRYEHIIEHTVKKKAFTIILILAFCGLAYWINLGLPSGFIPQEDQGMIYAVIETPPSATIERTNAVAQKLLKIAEKEQDVESVSSLAGFEILSEGTSANSGSCLINLKDWKHRKRTAKEIISDLEQKCKSITQANIDFFEPPSIPGYGAASGFELRLLDKTGKNDYHEMEHVSKAFVAELNKRPEIGNAFTFYSASFPQYMLHVDDSKALQKGVKPGKALNNLSVLVGSDYQTGFIRFGKPYKVIVQAAPQYRDFPNHLLALYSKNESGEMVPYSDFMSLSKTYGMSEITRHNLYNSSEVTGAQAPGYSSGQALQAIQEVAQSSLPKGYDYDWAGISKDEAEQGNTAIIIFIVCLVFVYLILAAQYENFLLPLPVIVFLPVGIFGAFLFLKACSLENNIYAQIALVMLIGLLGKNAVLMVEYAVQRKNAGESIDQAAISAAAARFRPILMTSIAFIAGLIPLVFASGAGAIGNRTIGTAAVGGMIIGTLGGLLLIPGLYYIFAGMTDKLVHYQKDKPLSEEKDKRYTKKKINERKHDDEE, from the coding sequence ATGTTTAAGATCTTTATTCGTAGGCCAGTGCTCTCAATTGTAGTATCACTGGTCATTGCCTTTATTGGCATACTATCACTTTCCAATCTACCTATCACGCAGTTTCCATCCATCTCTCCTCCAAAGGTCAATGTGATTGCTAACTATCCTGGTGCCAATAATGAGTTGCTGGTAAAGTCGGTCATCATTCCGTTGGAGCAAGCCTTGAATGGTATTCCTGGTATGAAATACATAGAAAGCGATGCTGGTAACGATGGCGAGGCAGAGCTAAACGTCGTGTTTAAGTTGGGTACTGACCCCAATGTCGATGCGGTAAATGTTCAGAACCGTGTGTCTTCTGCTACAAATAAATTGCCACCTGAAGTCATTCGAGAAGGTGTAAAGATATCACGTGAAGAGCCAAACATACTTATGTATATCAATCTTTACAGTGATGATCCTGAGGTTGATCAGAGCTTTCTGTACAACTACTTTGATATCAACATATCTCCAGAGTTGTTACGTGTAGATGGTGTTGGCGATTTGGATATTCTTGGTACGCGTAACTATGCTATGCGTGTGTGGTTACATCCAGACAAGATGGTAGCTTATGGATTGTCAACTGATGACGTCAGTGATGCACTTGAAGATCAGAATATAGAGGTGTCACCAGGAAAGTTAGGTGAGAGCGGAGGTATAAGACCACAGGTTAAAGAGTATGTTTTGAAATATCCAGGGCGTTATACCAGTGAAGAGGAATATAAGAATATCATCGTTAAAAGCGATAATAATGGAAATATCGTACGCTTAAAAGATATTGCCGACGTACATTTAGGAAGTGAAGTATATGATATCTACTCCACCTTCAATGGTCGTCCTTCAGCTGCTGTTACGTTGAAACAAGCGTATGGTAGTAATGCACGTAATGTCATCAGCAAGGTTAAGGATGCGATGTCGCATCTACAAAAAGACATGCCAAAGGGAATGCACTATGAAATCAGCTACGATGTGAGCAGATTCTTGGATGCAAGTATTGAGAAAGTAATACACACCCTGTTTGAAGCCTTCATCTTAGTGGCTATTGTGGTATTCATCTTCTTAGGCGATTGGCGTGCCTCAATTATTCCGATTATGGCTGTCCCGATATCATTATTGGGCAGTTTTATTGCGATGATGTTATTCAACATAACGCTCAACATGATTTCCCTCTTTGCCTTGGTTATGGCCATTGGTATTGTGGTGGATGATGCTATTGTCGTGATTGAAGCTGTAAATGTAGAAATCTCACGCAATAATCTTACGCCTATCGAAGCCACAGAAAAAGCCATGAAGGAAATCAGTGGTGCCATTATCGCCATCTCCTTGGTAATGGCGTCGGTCTTTATCCCTGTTGCGTTCATGGGTGGTCCAGAAGGTATGTTCTATCGTCAGTTCTCCATCACAATGGCATCAAGCATCCTTTTCTCTGGCTTTGTTGCACTGACTTTAACTCCAGCTTTGTGTGCGCTTATTCTGACAAAGGAACAAGAAAACAATGTGAAGTTGGGTATTGTAGGACGTGTTCTTAAGCGATTTAATGCGAAGTTTGATACTGGTCGTAGCAGATACGAACACATCATTGAACATACAGTAAAGAAGAAGGCGTTTACCATCATTCTGATTTTGGCATTCTGTGGTTTAGCTTATTGGATAAACCTTGGACTTCCATCTGGTTTCATTCCACAAGAAGACCAAGGAATGATTTATGCAGTGATAGAGACGCCTCCTAGTGCTACGATTGAACGCACGAATGCTGTGGCACAAAAGCTCCTTAAGATTGCCGAAAAAGAACAGGATGTAGAAAGTGTTTCGTCGTTAGCAGGCTTCGAAATCCTTTCTGAGGGTACGAGTGCTAACTCTGGAAGTTGCTTGATAAACCTCAAAGACTGGAAACATCGGAAACGAACAGCGAAAGAGATTATCAGCGACTTAGAACAGAAATGTAAGAGCATCACGCAAGCAAACATAGATTTCTTTGAGCCACCATCAATACCAGGTTATGGAGCCGCTAGTGGATTCGAACTTCGTTTGTTGGATAAAACGGGTAAAAACGATTATCACGAGATGGAACATGTGAGCAAAGCGTTTGTTGCAGAATTAAACAAACGTCCTGAAATAGGGAATGCCTTCACATTTTACTCAGCAAGCTTCCCACAATATATGCTTCATGTTGATGACAGCAAAGCTTTACAAAAAGGTGTCAAGCCGGGTAAAGCATTAAACAACCTATCCGTGTTGGTAGGTTCGGATTATCAGACAGGGTTTATTCGCTTTGGTAAACCTTACAAGGTGATTGTGCAGGCTGCTCCTCAATATCGTGACTTCCCCAACCATTTGTTGGCGTTATATAGTAAGAATGAGAGTGGAGAGATGGTGCCTTATTCTGACTTTATGTCGCTTTCAAAGACCTACGGTATGAGTGAGATTACTCGTCATAATCTTTATAACTCATCCGAGGTGACAGGTGCACAAGCTCCTGGATATTCAAGTGGACAAGCTTTGCAGGCCATTCAAGAGGTTGCGCAAAGCTCACTGCCGAAAGGGTATGATTATGATTGGGCGGGTATATCAAAAGATGAAGCAGAGCAAGGTAACACGGCGATTATCATATTCATCGTCTGTCTTGTCTTTGTCTATCTTATTCTGGCTGCACAATATGAGAATTTCCTCCTCCCATTGCCTGTAATCGTATTCCTCCCGGTGGGTATCTTTGGCGCCTTCCTCTTTTTGAAGGCTTGTAGCTTAGAGAACAATATCTATGCACAAATAGCGCTGGTGATGCTTATTGGTTTGTTAGGAAAGAATGCCGTCTTGATGGTGGAATATGCAGTTCAGCGTAAGAATGCCGGAGAAAGCATAGACCAAGCAGCTATTTCGGCTGCTGCTGCACGTTTCCGTCCTATCCTCATGACGAGTATTGCCTTCATTGCTGGTTTGATTCCATTGGTGTTTGCCTCTGGTGCTGGTGCTATTGGTAACCGAACAATTGGAACTGCTGCTGTCGGTGGTATGATTATCGGTACCTTAGGCGGATTGTTGCTAATCCCTGGTCTTTACTACATCTTTGCTGGAATGACTGACAAACTGGTACATTACCAGAAAGATAAGCCCTTGAGTGAAGAAAAAGATAAACGTTACACAAAGAAGAAAATAAACGAAAGAAAACATGATGATGAAGAATAA
- a CDS encoding efflux RND transporter periplasmic adaptor subunit — protein sequence MKKLFQLSCLAVIFLLCACHSKKETEVKSVYTATTPLVETISLPRSYVANIASQQNIEIHSQQTGILQNVYVSEGQYVRAGQPLFRIAIVGAEEEIAKAKAAAEQASIDLQNVTNLTDNKVLSNNAKRMAVAKLKGAEADYKLAVLHKRLSLIRAPFSGILGRIPNKRGSLVDPSDLLTSLSDNKKVLVYFNVSETDYLDFRLHPERFSNNPLQLVLANGDVFPARGKMLDIGGQFDSSTGTIAIRAIFDNPNNLLRNGETGTVKLFVSKKDALLIPQEAVYELQDQKYVFVVDKHNVVHQRAIKIDSEITGAYVVSSGLQATDRYLVDGIQKVNDGDKVSISMVSPQAAMKLDKLNAD from the coding sequence ATGAAGAAATTATTTCAACTGTCTTGTCTTGCAGTCATATTTCTTTTATGCGCTTGTCATTCAAAGAAAGAAACAGAAGTAAAATCAGTTTACACGGCAACGACTCCATTGGTAGAAACCATCTCTCTGCCACGTTCCTATGTTGCCAACATCGCTTCACAACAAAACATTGAAATCCATTCGCAACAAACAGGTATCTTACAAAATGTTTATGTTAGTGAGGGACAATATGTAAGAGCGGGACAACCACTTTTCCGTATTGCAATTGTTGGTGCTGAAGAAGAGATTGCGAAGGCTAAAGCTGCAGCAGAACAAGCGAGTATCGATTTGCAGAATGTTACGAACCTTACCGATAATAAGGTGCTATCAAATAATGCCAAACGCATGGCAGTGGCTAAATTGAAAGGGGCAGAAGCCGATTATAAGTTAGCTGTATTGCACAAACGTCTTTCTCTCATTCGAGCTCCTTTCTCGGGTATTTTAGGTCGCATCCCTAACAAAAGAGGGAGTTTGGTAGATCCCAGCGACTTACTTACCAGTTTGTCAGACAATAAGAAGGTACTTGTTTATTTTAATGTTTCTGAAACAGACTATTTAGATTTTCGTCTGCATCCGGAGCGTTTCTCAAACAACCCCTTACAGCTTGTATTGGCAAATGGTGACGTCTTTCCTGCAAGGGGAAAGATGTTAGATATTGGTGGACAGTTTGATAGTTCAACTGGAACAATTGCCATTCGCGCTATCTTTGACAACCCCAACAACCTTTTACGCAATGGCGAAACAGGTACGGTGAAACTCTTTGTATCTAAAAAGGATGCTCTCTTGATTCCTCAAGAAGCAGTTTATGAGTTACAAGATCAAAAATATGTTTTCGTAGTAGATAAACATAACGTTGTACATCAACGTGCGATAAAGATAGATAGTGAAATCACAGGAGCTTATGTTGTCTCCTCAGGTTTGCAAGCTACCGACCGATATCTTGTCGATGGAATACAAAAAGTTAATGATGGCGACAAGGTAAGCATCTCAATGGTATCTCCGCAAGCCGCAATGAAGTTGGATAAACTAAACGCTGATTAG